The following coding sequences are from one Arcobacter nitrofigilis DSM 7299 window:
- a CDS encoding cupin domain-containing protein, producing MKKKNIFDKVNVDKNNEEYITLLREKSVRVERIVSNGQKSEDNFWYEQDENEFILILEGDAIIEFEENREVKLIKGDFLDIKAREKHRIKYTSVSQPTIWLAIFYQNT from the coding sequence ATGAAGAAGAAAAACATATTTGATAAAGTTAATGTTGATAAAAATAATGAAGAATATATCACTTTATTAAGAGAAAAAAGCGTTAGAGTTGAAAGAATTGTCTCAAATGGTCAAAAAAGTGAGGATAATTTTTGGTATGAGCAAGATGAAAATGAGTTTATATTAATTTTAGAAGGTGATGCAATTATAGAATTTGAAGAGAATAGAGAAGTGAAGTTAATAAAAGGTGATTTTTTAGATATAAAAGCAAGGGAAAAACATAGAATAAAATATACTTCGGTAAGCCAGCCCACAATTTGGCTAGCTATTTTTTATCAAAACACTTAA